In Balaenoptera acutorostrata chromosome 19, mBalAcu1.1, whole genome shotgun sequence, the following proteins share a genomic window:
- the TMEM91 gene encoding transmembrane protein 91, protein MAVGGSPSGSPSPAMDKPSLPELQQPLLVGVGGEPPVQKPGEPEPGPPFRETAFAESLRGWQFLPPSLPSVSAVLGEPGLPDLEDVSSSDSDSDWDGGGLLSPLLPHDHLGLAVFSMLCCFWPVGIAAFCLAQKTNKAWAEGDVQGAGAASRRAFLLGVLAVGLGVCMYLAALVTLAAYLASRDPP, encoded by the exons ATGGCCGTGGGCG GAAGCCCCTCTGGGAGCCCCTCCCCAGCCATGGACAAGCCCAGTCTTCCAGAGCTCCAACAGCCTCTGCTGGTGGGTGTAGGCGGTGAGCCCCCTGTCCAGAAGCCTGGCGAGCCTGAGCCAGGGCCTCCCTTTCGAGAGACAGCCTTTGCAGAATCACTGAGGGGTTGGCAGTTCCTGCCACCATCTCTTCCTTCTGTGAGTGCTGTACTGGGGGAGCCAGGGCTCCCCGACCTTGAG GATGTGTCATCCAGTGACAGTGACTCGGACTGGGATGGGGGCGGCCTTCTCTCCCCACTCCTACCCCACGACCACCTCGGCTTGGCTGTCTTCTCTATGCTGTGCTGTTTCTGGCCCGTGGGCATTGCCGCCTTCTGCCTGGCCCAGAAG ACCAACAAGGCTTGGGCCGAGGGGGACGTCCAGGGGGCAGGGGCCGCCTCCCGCCGCGCTTTCCTGCTGGGGGTCCTGGCCGTCGGGCTGGGCGTGTGCATGTACCTGGCAGCCCTGGTGACCCTGGCCGCCTACCTCGCCTCCCGGGACCCGCCCTAG